A stretch of the Bacillus mesophilus genome encodes the following:
- a CDS encoding 2-oxoglutarate dehydrogenase E1 codes for MKVLSMIQPWASLFALQLAQYETRTWKTNYRGTLAIHTSKKINKEVCSHIAIQKLLGKKGYTVDKLPTGQIIAICKLVNCLQIVEHDQTSAILEDGRVVAGNDFLLGEFITGNYAWVVHDMKLLDVYIPAKGKLGLWEYPL; via the coding sequence ATGAAGGTTTTATCAATGATTCAACCTTGGGCTAGTCTGTTTGCCCTACAACTAGCACAATATGAAACAAGAACCTGGAAAACGAACTACCGTGGCACTCTGGCAATCCATACTAGTAAAAAAATCAATAAGGAAGTCTGCTCACATATAGCCATACAAAAGCTTCTAGGAAAAAAAGGCTATACAGTAGACAAGCTTCCGACCGGACAAATTATTGCAATTTGTAAATTGGTTAATTGTCTACAAATTGTTGAACATGATCAAACCTCTGCGATTTTGGAAGATGGGCGTGTCGTGGCTGGTAATGATTTCTTATTAGGTGAATTTATTACTGGTAATTACGCCTGGGTGGTACACGATATGAAGTTACTTGATGTATATATTCCAGCCAAAGGAAAGTTAGGGTTATGGGAATATCCCTTATAG
- a CDS encoding phosphotransferase enzyme family protein produces the protein MEKLPKYLNKVLSEAISLYAINPDSLKNLNGNESTVFSYKKEQKEYILKITHSSHRTLDEILAEIDWLQYLDHCNIKVSNPIPSRNGHFVEKIPLNKAYYSIISYEKALGFLIDRSHFTPQIIKNWGSTMGRMHHATKFYKPSNTYNRKHWYENKYVNIDIRALPTVKRKYEEIKERLVSLPMGSNDYGLIHSDLHHRNFLLKDQSITVIDFDDAEYSWFINDIAKTLYNETFNFSVPSSERDEFASYFLDHFLAGYMEENQINPLLMQYFQDFLQLRHLFIVIRRFHTMNQSQQTKLTEKFKYDLHFDKLLTNIRINKT, from the coding sequence ATGGAAAAACTACCGAAATACTTAAATAAGGTCTTATCGGAAGCCATTTCTTTATATGCTATAAATCCTGATTCATTAAAAAACCTGAATGGGAACGAGAGTACTGTTTTCTCTTATAAGAAAGAACAAAAAGAATACATCCTTAAAATTACTCACAGTAGCCATAGAACACTAGATGAAATATTGGCAGAGATTGATTGGCTACAGTACTTGGATCATTGTAATATTAAGGTCTCTAATCCCATTCCTTCTAGAAATGGACATTTCGTTGAAAAGATTCCTTTAAACAAAGCCTACTATTCAATCATCTCGTACGAAAAAGCATTAGGTTTTCTTATTGACAGAAGCCATTTCACCCCTCAAATTATAAAAAACTGGGGTTCAACAATGGGAAGAATGCATCACGCAACAAAGTTTTACAAGCCTTCAAACACTTATAACCGAAAACATTGGTATGAAAATAAGTATGTAAATATTGATATAAGAGCACTTCCCACTGTTAAACGAAAATATGAAGAAATTAAAGAACGATTAGTTTCCTTACCTATGGGGTCAAATGATTATGGACTTATTCATTCAGATCTTCACCATAGAAACTTTTTATTAAAAGACCAATCCATCACGGTTATCGATTTTGATGATGCAGAATATAGTTGGTTTATTAACGATATAGCTAAAACTTTATACAATGAAACATTTAATTTCTCTGTCCCTTCATCAGAGCGAGATGAATTTGCCTCCTATTTCTTAGATCACTTTCTAGCAGGGTACATGGAAGAAAATCAAATTAACCCATTACTGATGCAGTACTTTCAGGATTTCCTACAACTAAGGCACCTCTTTATTGTTATAAGGAGATTTCATACAATGAATCAATCACAACAAACTAAACTCACTGAAAAGTTTAAGTATGACTTACACTTTGACAAGCTATTGACAAACATCAGAATCAATAAAACATAA
- a CDS encoding TatD family hydrolase has protein sequence MIDAHIHLDQYTNAEKQIDSWLLAGVSNVIAVSTDLSSSYRTLELQGKYPDFIHAAVGFHPERPLPRESDFIEWESLVKRERSRIIAIGEIGLPHYNLAELKPTLHHYEEFLSRCLEVSARYGLPAVLHAVHDKAIIVYELLQKHEIQKAHFHWLKAPLKVVNQIVESGYYISVTPEVCYRSRDQDLANNVPLSQLLMETDGPWRFGDIFSNLATTPLLLNKVADQLAVIKGEHRDLIVELTTKNTKVCYNIKSK, from the coding sequence ATGATTGATGCCCATATTCACCTTGATCAATATACGAATGCAGAAAAACAAATAGATAGCTGGCTGCTAGCAGGTGTTAGCAATGTGATAGCCGTATCGACTGATCTGTCATCATCCTATCGAACACTAGAACTACAGGGGAAATATCCCGATTTTATTCATGCAGCAGTGGGGTTTCATCCTGAAAGACCACTTCCAAGAGAGTCTGATTTTATAGAATGGGAATCCTTGGTGAAAAGAGAGAGGAGCCGTATTATTGCAATCGGTGAGATTGGCCTACCGCATTATAATCTTGCTGAACTGAAACCTACACTTCATCACTACGAAGAGTTTCTATCAAGATGTTTAGAGGTTTCGGCTAGATATGGGTTACCTGCAGTTTTACATGCAGTTCATGATAAAGCGATTATAGTATATGAGTTATTGCAAAAGCATGAAATACAAAAAGCCCATTTTCATTGGTTAAAAGCTCCCCTTAAAGTAGTCAATCAAATTGTCGAGAGTGGCTATTATATCTCGGTTACGCCAGAGGTCTGTTACAGAAGTCGTGATCAGGATTTGGCTAATAACGTACCGCTCTCCCAGCTATTAATGGAAACAGACGGGCCGTGGAGATTTGGAGATATTTTTAGTAACCTGGCGACAACTCCACTGTTACTAAATAAGGTTGCTGACCAACTTGCAGTCATTAAAGGTGAACATAGGGATCTTATAGTAGAATTAACAACTAAAAATACAAAAGTCTGTTACAACATAAAGAGCAAATGA
- a CDS encoding gamma-glutamyl-gamma-aminobutyrate hydrolase family protein produces the protein MKKPVIGITGAYVKHNHHMEGVYVHHDYHKSVAANGGLPIILPFINEELALEMAEMCDGIILSGGEDVDPAFYKQDPHLHLGPTIPERDLVEMAIAKHAIEKNIPLLAICRGIQVLNVALGGTLIQDIPSQTNQPIQHSQIVDRARDTHWVDIEIDSNLYKILGADRVRVNSLHHQSINLLGSDLKVVAVSSDGIIEAVEYTGPSTFTLGVQWNPESMTGTNVTMNKLFSEFLKSSHKVIAL, from the coding sequence ATGAAGAAACCTGTCATTGGCATTACAGGAGCATATGTAAAGCATAACCACCATATGGAAGGGGTTTATGTTCATCATGATTATCATAAAAGTGTTGCAGCAAATGGAGGATTACCAATCATTCTTCCTTTTATAAATGAGGAGCTTGCTCTTGAAATGGCAGAAATGTGTGATGGGATTATTTTAAGTGGTGGGGAAGATGTTGATCCAGCCTTCTATAAGCAAGACCCGCATCTTCATCTTGGTCCTACAATACCAGAAAGAGATCTAGTTGAAATGGCAATTGCTAAACATGCGATTGAAAAAAACATACCATTGCTAGCAATTTGCAGAGGTATTCAGGTTCTTAATGTTGCACTAGGTGGTACTTTGATTCAGGATATTCCTAGCCAAACAAATCAACCTATTCAACATTCTCAAATAGTTGATAGAGCAAGAGATACCCACTGGGTAGATATCGAGATAGATAGTAATCTTTATAAGATTTTAGGTGCAGACCGAGTAAGAGTTAATAGTCTTCATCATCAATCAATAAATCTACTTGGCTCGGATTTAAAAGTTGTGGCAGTTTCATCAGATGGTATCATTGAAGCGGTTGAGTATACCGGACCATCAACGTTTACTTTAGGAGTACAATGGAATCCAGAATCAATGACGGGTACAAATGTAACCATGAATAAATTGTTTAGTGAGTTTTTAAAGTCAAGTCATAAAGTTATTGCCTTATAA
- a CDS encoding MerR family transcriptional regulator — protein sequence MFSYKDKKVITIGIVSELTGLSERKIRYYEERGLLFPERTKRGTRVYSFSDVEILLTIADKREEGVQTCEIKKDMMNDKKKSDVRNQMLRGQINAHFNIRK from the coding sequence ATGTTTTCTTATAAGGATAAGAAAGTCATTACGATAGGAATTGTTAGTGAATTAACCGGATTATCTGAACGAAAAATTCGTTACTATGAAGAGCGGGGCTTACTATTTCCTGAAAGAACAAAACGCGGAACCCGAGTCTATTCTTTTTCCGATGTTGAAATACTTTTAACCATAGCGGACAAACGTGAAGAAGGTGTCCAAACTTGTGAAATTAAGAAGGATATGATGAATGATAAAAAGAAAAGTGATGTTCGTAATCAGATGCTTCGTGGACAGATTAATGCCCATTTTAACATTAGGAAATAA
- a CDS encoding GNAT family N-acetyltransferase: MQITIRSMTEEDKEFIIGLSTRFTEFDFMEWRDPEKMKDAQFKLITDAIENLDSDSDIFVAEDDTRKLLGFLHLTKNVDYFTGESQGYISSLAVSKEGEGKGIAKSLMEKAEEWSRSKGYKQLTLNVFARNERALNFYSKFEYEKEVIKMVKELT; this comes from the coding sequence ATGCAAATAACTATCAGATCAATGACAGAAGAAGATAAAGAGTTTATTATTGGACTTTCGACTCGTTTTACTGAGTTTGATTTTATGGAGTGGCGAGATCCTGAAAAAATGAAAGATGCTCAATTTAAACTGATAACAGATGCTATTGAAAACTTAGATTCGGATTCTGATATTTTTGTAGCCGAAGATGATACAAGAAAACTATTAGGATTTCTACATCTCACTAAAAACGTTGACTACTTTACAGGAGAAAGTCAAGGATATATATCTTCTTTGGCTGTTTCAAAAGAAGGAGAAGGTAAAGGGATAGCGAAGAGCTTGATGGAAAAAGCGGAAGAATGGTCGCGAAGTAAAGGATATAAGCAATTAACATTAAATGTTTTCGCTCGTAATGAAAGAGCTCTCAATTTTTATTCTAAATTCGAGTATGAAAAAGAAGTTATTAAGATGGTTAAAGAGTTAACATAA
- a CDS encoding DMT family transporter, translating to MNKKLWITYGMLTIATATWGSAFIAGKFAVQSFEPSTVAFLRFLGAAVLLFPIMWMMEKKQIKPTLKDYGLFAVLGLTGIALYNIFFFLASKHAPVIKSSIFIASNPVLIVILSGIFLKETISRNNIIGMIIALTGVTFIITDGHLLSLLTLGFEPIDFVLIGAVISWALYSVVGKIVLKKFSAVVSTTYAVAFGTIMLLPFALMETTWQDVQHASFDAWVAIIHMSVFVTVISFVMYYNGIKEVGAAKASIFINVMPLSAVIMATLFLGEKLTWAHGVGAALVLSGVYIGTNTKKWFVSKKKTHHVAS from the coding sequence ATGAATAAAAAATTATGGATAACTTATGGTATGTTAACAATCGCAACCGCTACCTGGGGAAGTGCTTTTATTGCAGGTAAATTTGCGGTTCAAAGCTTTGAACCTTCTACAGTTGCGTTTTTGCGATTCCTTGGAGCTGCTGTACTTTTATTTCCCATCATGTGGATGATGGAAAAAAAGCAAATAAAACCAACATTAAAGGATTATGGTTTATTTGCAGTGTTAGGATTAACAGGGATTGCCTTGTATAATATTTTCTTCTTTCTCGCGAGTAAGCACGCACCTGTTATAAAAAGCTCCATTTTTATTGCATCTAATCCAGTATTAATCGTTATATTATCAGGGATATTCTTAAAAGAAACCATTTCTAGGAACAATATCATAGGAATGATCATCGCATTAACCGGGGTAACGTTTATTATAACGGATGGACATTTGCTTTCACTTCTTACACTTGGCTTTGAACCTATTGATTTTGTTTTAATTGGGGCTGTTATTAGTTGGGCACTATACAGTGTGGTTGGAAAGATTGTCTTAAAAAAATTCAGTGCAGTTGTCTCTACTACCTACGCTGTAGCTTTTGGGACTATTATGTTACTACCGTTTGCACTCATGGAAACAACTTGGCAGGATGTTCAACACGCGAGCTTTGATGCTTGGGTAGCCATTATCCACATGAGCGTTTTTGTTACAGTTATTTCTTTTGTTATGTACTATAACGGTATTAAAGAAGTTGGAGCAGCGAAAGCATCTATATTTATCAATGTGATGCCATTATCAGCTGTTATAATGGCTACCCTTTTCTTAGGTGAGAAATTAACATGGGCACATGGAGTTGGGGCAGCCCTTGTACTATCAGGCGTTTATATAGGTACTAATACAAAAAAGTGGTTTGTGAGCAAGAAAAAAACTCACCATGTTGCTAGTTAA
- a CDS encoding PAS domain S-box protein, whose translation MEHNHYYNDLTEESLISQYIYQDGQFNYVNPAFSNLFGYNREELLSNKIKLENLLLPESYSLALEVGIAFAQSEKPF comes from the coding sequence TTGGAACACAATCACTACTATAATGACCTAACAGAGGAATCCTTAATTTCACAATATATATATCAGGATGGTCAATTCAATTATGTTAACCCTGCTTTTTCAAACCTCTTTGGATATAATCGTGAGGAACTTCTTTCCAATAAAATAAAGCTAGAAAATCTCTTACTTCCAGAGTCCTATTCTTTGGCTCTTGAAGTAGGCATAGCGTTTGCTCAATCAGAAAAACCTTTTTGA
- a CDS encoding exodeoxyribonuclease III: protein MKLVSWNVNGLRACVQKGFLDFFSEIDADIFCVQETKLQEGQINLELEGYFQYWNYAEKKGYSGTAVFSKQEPLSVSYGVGSEEDQSEGRIITLEYDTFYLVNVYTPNSQRDLARLPFRLQWEVELRQYLLVLEQSKPVILCGDLNVAHNEIDLRNPKPNKGNSGFTDEERAEMTTLLTSGFIDSFRHLYPDKEESYTWWSYMRQVREKNIGWRIDYFILSSKLKDLLKESDIHSTILGNDHCPICIEVDL from the coding sequence ATGAAACTAGTATCATGGAATGTTAACGGACTCAGAGCCTGTGTCCAGAAAGGATTTTTAGACTTTTTTAGTGAAATAGATGCCGATATTTTCTGTGTTCAAGAAACAAAACTACAAGAGGGGCAAATAAACTTAGAGCTAGAAGGATATTTTCAATATTGGAACTACGCAGAGAAGAAAGGCTACTCAGGTACAGCAGTATTCTCTAAGCAAGAACCACTTTCGGTATCCTATGGAGTTGGGAGTGAAGAGGACCAATCTGAAGGGAGAATCATCACACTAGAGTATGACACCTTTTATCTTGTAAATGTTTATACTCCAAATTCACAAAGAGACTTAGCAAGGTTACCGTTTAGGTTGCAGTGGGAAGTTGAACTCCGTCAATATTTACTTGTTTTGGAACAAAGTAAGCCAGTTATTTTATGTGGTGATCTTAATGTAGCCCATAATGAAATAGATCTGAGAAATCCAAAGCCTAACAAAGGTAATTCTGGTTTTACAGATGAAGAGCGAGCTGAAATGACAACTTTACTGACCTCTGGATTTATAGATTCATTTAGACATTTATATCCTGATAAAGAAGAAAGTTATACGTGGTGGTCCTATATGAGACAGGTGAGGGAAAAGAATATAGGCTGGCGTATTGACTATTTCATCTTGTCTTCTAAATTAAAGGATTTGCTAAAAGAGTCAGACATACACTCAACCATTTTGGGAAATGATCATTGTCCTATTTGTATTGAAGTAGATTTATAG
- a CDS encoding acyl-CoA carboxylase subunit beta produces MSDQVKDAVQNSINDFTKRKEKARLGGGEDKIRRQHEAGFLTARERINLLVDENSFMELGGLNHSEMVGTEDKSSGDGLIVGVAKVGGRPVVVQAGDKTVFAGTEGSVHIRKARKIHEYALRRGLPMFNLQEGGGLRMPDGMGSDGISDKLFPNEMLTHNREVPLMTAILGDSFGGPTWAAVSSDFVTQLKGTCMAVAGPRMLEMATGQKVSTEELGGWEVHASKTGQVDSFAETEEACIQQMKDYFSYMPLNATEEPPFKTTEDCPNRLLESISSILPDKANRVYDMKKIISEIVDEHTFFEYKEYYGGALLTMFARLDGRVVGIVANQPKIYAGAAGVQECEKATDFICLCDSFHIPLIFLHDTPGFRISNEAEKLKIPTKIMVWNQALAQSTVPKLSVVIRKSIGAAYANMCGPTMGADLVVAWPTAEINFTGPEVGINVVYGRQLEGVENSKEVRQQLLEKWAFDSSPYKAAGKHLIDDVIDPKETRQFLCRSIEIACIKKGSKSERRLANWPTGF; encoded by the coding sequence ATGTCTGATCAAGTTAAAGATGCTGTTCAGAATTCAATCAATGATTTCACTAAACGGAAGGAAAAAGCTCGTTTAGGTGGGGGCGAAGATAAGATTAGGCGCCAACATGAAGCCGGGTTTTTAACTGCAAGAGAAAGAATTAACTTACTAGTAGATGAGAATTCCTTTATGGAATTAGGAGGCCTTAATCATTCAGAAATGGTAGGTACTGAGGATAAGAGCTCTGGAGATGGTTTGATTGTTGGAGTGGCAAAAGTAGGAGGTAGGCCAGTTGTGGTACAAGCTGGTGATAAGACAGTGTTTGCAGGTACGGAAGGTTCTGTTCATATTAGAAAAGCAAGAAAGATTCATGAATATGCCCTAAGGCGTGGCTTGCCCATGTTTAATCTGCAAGAAGGAGGGGGCTTGAGAATGCCGGACGGAATGGGGTCAGATGGAATTAGTGATAAGTTATTCCCGAATGAAATGCTTACTCATAATCGCGAAGTTCCTTTAATGACCGCCATTCTTGGTGATAGTTTTGGAGGGCCAACTTGGGCAGCTGTTTCCTCTGATTTTGTTACTCAGTTAAAAGGTACTTGTATGGCCGTTGCAGGGCCGAGAATGCTTGAAATGGCAACTGGTCAAAAGGTGTCAACAGAGGAATTAGGAGGCTGGGAGGTTCACGCTAGTAAAACAGGTCAGGTAGATTCATTTGCAGAGACCGAAGAAGCTTGCATTCAACAAATGAAGGATTATTTCAGCTATATGCCATTGAATGCTACAGAGGAACCACCTTTTAAGACTACTGAAGATTGTCCTAATAGACTTCTAGAAAGTATTTCATCTATTCTACCGGACAAAGCAAATCGAGTATATGATATGAAGAAGATCATTTCTGAAATTGTTGATGAACACACCTTTTTTGAGTATAAAGAATATTACGGTGGAGCCTTGTTAACCATGTTTGCTAGGTTAGATGGAAGAGTAGTAGGTATTGTGGCAAATCAACCTAAAATTTATGCGGGTGCTGCCGGTGTACAAGAATGTGAAAAAGCAACAGACTTTATTTGTCTATGTGATTCCTTTCATATTCCTCTCATATTTTTACATGATACACCTGGTTTCAGGATAAGTAATGAAGCAGAAAAGCTTAAAATTCCTACTAAAATAATGGTATGGAATCAAGCACTAGCGCAGTCAACGGTGCCTAAACTATCAGTTGTCATTCGAAAAAGTATTGGTGCTGCTTATGCAAACATGTGTGGGCCAACCATGGGAGCAGATTTGGTTGTTGCCTGGCCAACTGCTGAAATTAACTTTACAGGTCCAGAGGTAGGGATAAATGTCGTATACGGACGTCAGCTAGAAGGAGTAGAAAATTCTAAAGAGGTTAGACAGCAGCTACTAGAGAAATGGGCTTTTGATAGCTCACCTTACAAGGCAGCGGGTAAACATCTAATAGATGATGTGATTGATCCAAAAGAAACAAGACAATTCCTATGTCGTTCTATAGAAATTGCTTGTATAAAAAAAGGTTCTAAGAGTGAACGTAGATTAGCTAACTGGCCAACCGGATTTTAA
- a CDS encoding potassium/proton antiporter — MLHHFDTDYMILLFSLLLLLGVITTKFSTRLGVPALVLFIILGIVMGSDVLGIIYFDNANIAQLIGVLALVIILFEGGLQTKWSSVKKVTKPALSLATTGVILTTVIVAISAKVLLGIDWLEAFLIGSIVGSTDAAAVFYVLTGQNVKDKIAATLEAESGSNDPMAVFLTLSVIQLIINDQANIFILILSFFWQMGIGLLLGFIFGWIGSKSINNINLDSSGLYPVLAIAFAILTYSITAMVNASGLLAVYVAAIVIGNRDLTYRHAIFRFNEGFAWMMQILMFIILGLLVFPSQLMNWDMIWKGLLLSLILIFIARPIAVFASIPYFNFNTKEMAFISWAGLRGAVPIVLATFPMIAGVEHSQLIFNVVFFVVLTSALIQGSTIPIFAKRLGVKGDYKVTSPHTLELVSIGKSNAEIIEVEVREDLSFINKQLKEVELPENVVINAIIRNNKLIAPRGDTRVLIGDIMYILAEKDSISKIKKMFIYHS; from the coding sequence ATGCTCCATCATTTTGATACAGATTATATGATTTTACTCTTTTCATTATTGTTATTGTTAGGAGTAATAACGACTAAATTCTCTACTAGGCTCGGTGTTCCCGCGCTTGTGTTATTTATAATCCTCGGAATTGTCATGGGAAGCGATGTATTAGGGATTATCTATTTTGATAATGCGAATATTGCCCAGTTGATTGGAGTTTTAGCACTAGTCATTATTCTATTTGAGGGTGGACTTCAAACAAAATGGAGTTCAGTTAAAAAAGTGACCAAACCAGCACTTTCATTAGCTACTACTGGAGTTATTTTAACAACTGTAATCGTAGCTATAAGTGCAAAGGTTTTACTAGGAATTGATTGGCTTGAGGCATTCTTAATTGGTTCAATTGTTGGTTCAACAGATGCTGCTGCCGTTTTCTATGTATTAACTGGGCAAAATGTTAAAGATAAGATTGCTGCTACACTAGAAGCAGAATCCGGTTCCAATGACCCAATGGCAGTGTTTTTAACTTTATCAGTTATTCAACTGATTATTAATGACCAAGCAAATATCTTCATCCTGATTTTGTCATTTTTCTGGCAGATGGGTATCGGCCTACTACTAGGTTTTATCTTTGGGTGGATTGGTTCAAAATCAATTAATAATATTAACCTAGATTCAAGTGGACTTTATCCAGTTCTTGCGATAGCATTTGCGATCCTTACTTATAGTATCACTGCTATGGTGAACGCCAGTGGTTTACTAGCGGTATATGTTGCAGCAATCGTTATAGGAAATAGGGATTTAACTTATCGACATGCTATTTTCCGTTTTAATGAAGGATTTGCATGGATGATGCAAATTCTAATGTTTATCATTCTTGGATTACTAGTTTTTCCTTCTCAATTAATGAATTGGGATATGATTTGGAAAGGGTTATTACTTTCCTTAATTTTAATTTTTATAGCACGTCCAATTGCTGTCTTCGCGTCGATCCCATATTTTAACTTTAACACGAAGGAAATGGCGTTTATTTCTTGGGCGGGACTACGAGGGGCAGTGCCCATTGTTTTAGCCACTTTCCCTATGATTGCTGGTGTGGAACATAGTCAACTAATCTTTAATGTAGTCTTTTTCGTTGTCTTGACTTCCGCCCTAATTCAAGGATCTACAATTCCGATTTTTGCCAAGAGATTAGGTGTGAAAGGTGACTATAAGGTGACCTCTCCTCACACCTTGGAGCTTGTTTCGATTGGTAAATCCAATGCAGAAATCATTGAGGTTGAGGTAAGAGAAGACCTTTCATTTATTAATAAACAACTTAAGGAAGTCGAACTCCCAGAAAATGTCGTAATCAATGCGATCATACGAAACAATAAACTAATCGCACCTCGTGGTGATACTAGGGTTCTAATTGGAGATATAATGTACATTTTGGCGGAAAAAGATAGTATCAGCAAGATTAAAAAGATGTTTATTTATCATAGTTGA
- a CDS encoding diguanylate cyclase domain-containing protein, whose amino-acid sequence MIHIEVHCKLIYDTLKIMGSIIDVTSQVNLEEHLKLSEKRYESFFYYNTDMIYDIDLNGTIIAMNPACQRVAGYQPDEVIGQSFVSFIVDEHIDKTMYHFSEALNGVPQQFDITIWDKDGKRVDLSCSSIPIIVNEEVIGVYGIGKDITKIKRAEEQATFLANYDPLTNLPNRRLFENRFSEISTNKKVAVMFTDIDHFKQVNDSFGHKIGDQLIQLVATRLKNQVRDADTVARLGGDEFTILLPNIKDDKEPLEIAERIIKTMTTPFIIDGVDLTTTSSIGITISTANLDYQTLIQQADIAMYKAKSYGRNGYALYSKEMDEH is encoded by the coding sequence GTGATTCATATTGAAGTCCATTGTAAATTAATTTACGACACCCTTAAGATAATGGGTTCCATCATTGATGTTACTAGCCAAGTAAATTTAGAAGAACACCTAAAGCTAAGTGAAAAGAGATATGAGTCTTTCTTCTATTATAATACGGATATGATATATGACATTGATCTTAATGGAACTATTATCGCAATGAATCCTGCTTGCCAGAGAGTTGCTGGCTATCAACCAGATGAAGTAATCGGGCAATCTTTTGTGTCCTTTATAGTCGATGAACATATAGATAAAACAATGTACCACTTTTCTGAAGCTTTGAATGGGGTCCCCCAACAATTTGATATTACAATTTGGGATAAGGACGGGAAACGTGTAGATTTATCGTGCTCAAGTATCCCCATTATCGTCAACGAAGAAGTAATTGGTGTTTATGGAATTGGTAAGGATATAACAAAAATAAAGAGGGCTGAAGAGCAAGCAACCTTCTTAGCCAATTACGACCCTCTTACAAATTTACCGAACCGCCGCTTATTTGAAAATCGTTTTTCTGAAATAAGTACTAATAAAAAAGTTGCCGTGATGTTTACTGACATAGATCATTTCAAACAAGTGAATGATTCTTTTGGTCATAAAATTGGTGACCAACTAATTCAACTTGTGGCAACGAGACTGAAAAATCAGGTTCGTGATGCTGATACGGTGGCAAGACTAGGTGGAGATGAATTTACGATCCTCTTGCCTAATATAAAAGATGACAAAGAACCTTTAGAAATTGCAGAGCGAATCATTAAAACGATGACAACACCCTTTATCATTGATGGAGTTGATCTCACGACAACCAGTAGCATCGGTATCACTATATCTACTGCTAATCTTGATTATCAAACACTAATACAGCAGGCTGATATTGCCATGTATAAAGCCAAATCTTATGGAAGGAATGGGTACGCCCTTTATTCCAAAGAAATGGATGAACATTGA
- a CDS encoding VOC family protein, whose protein sequence is MGIKLDMVGIVVNDMKASLDFYRTLGLEIPIEADQEQHVEINQDGVRFAFDTKAITEGVYGQLEDPLGHRVELAFRCDSVESLNELFQLVVERGYNSHKEPWDAFWGQRYAVIVDPDGNLISLFA, encoded by the coding sequence ATGGGAATTAAGCTAGATATGGTAGGGATTGTAGTTAACGATATGAAAGCATCGTTAGACTTTTATCGAACACTTGGATTGGAAATTCCAATAGAGGCTGATCAGGAACAGCATGTTGAAATAAATCAAGATGGTGTTAGGTTTGCTTTTGATACAAAAGCTATTACTGAAGGAGTATACGGGCAGCTTGAGGATCCTTTAGGTCATCGTGTTGAATTAGCCTTCCGATGTGATAGTGTAGAATCATTAAATGAACTTTTTCAATTAGTAGTAGAGAGAGGCTATAATAGTCATAAAGAACCTTGGGATGCATTTTGGGGACAAAGGTACGCTGTAATTGTAGATCCAGATGGTAATTTAATAAGTCTATTCGCTTAA
- a CDS encoding YwbE family protein, with the protein MSGTFRNQINIGSRVKVVQKKDQRTGILTEGVVSRILTKSATHPHGIKVMLQNGIVGRVKEIED; encoded by the coding sequence ATGTCGGGTACATTTCGTAATCAAATAAATATAGGCTCAAGAGTGAAGGTTGTCCAGAAGAAAGATCAGCGTACAGGAATTTTAACAGAAGGTGTTGTATCAAGGATATTAACTAAATCTGCTACACATCCGCATGGTATTAAGGTTATGTTACAGAACGGTATTGTGGGAAGGGTAAAGGAAATAGAAGATTAA